The following coding sequences lie in one Bacillota bacterium genomic window:
- a CDS encoding M4 family metallopeptidase, which produces MKKLLVLFLSLVLVVGLSMFPGESMYAGDSLQEFQARSAESLRVIRVEADGPPSFVAGILSGKLGASNESVAMEFLVKHKNFFEIANPTDELVAISTETDELGMTKVQFQQVFDGLPVNNNQLTVHFNTDNVVTAVNGRYAPKPEIETKPAIDELAAVAVAMEAVNAPEAVDYIAPRLIILPIDGKYYLAYEINLEIHTGETGNWFVFIDAHTGAILDKYDAMTGFAEFSDVLPIVNYTEPATTAINSPSPNAIANTTEYKTARGMGLGVKGDKKKINIVHNNQPGRQPNFEQFDATSIFSNIYNPVANLVEFTADNELQAVTYKADVAGEYTLNIKNTSGTVLQTHTVIATEAGWIEFAIQPFDVNVGDRYQMEITKPADARTYAQTGRYIGENWRNRDAYFGGLGWGYNYTQAMGFRFDGFTMDPGSKFYLADLTLPFMDGIFTYNLKNGSSGTDLYENTNASWMDVLYSGDSSSWEIVGQGPGVDAHAHARKTYEYYLENHGWNSVDNNGLALTMRVHYGNQYNNAFWSGGANYMTFGDGDGSYFIPLTALDVVAHELTHGITQFKGGLRYRFDTGAINEAFSDVFAVMVDTSSWDVGENIMGEDEIATGRTALRSNSDPGKFIVSAERIRYSIDGEGRYPAHMDEYYYLPQNIDNGGVHVNCTILQHSAYLVAEEYGMGRKVVADTWFRSYDYLHYDATFGEFREAILQSAIDLYGEDSEEYAAFLGAFDDIGLYEGWTRFDNPRPPLW; this is translated from the coding sequence GTGAAAAAACTATTAGTTTTGTTTTTGAGCCTGGTCTTGGTTGTCGGATTAAGTATGTTTCCCGGTGAATCGATGTATGCCGGCGACTCCCTGCAAGAGTTTCAAGCCCGCAGCGCCGAGAGCTTACGGGTAATCAGAGTTGAGGCGGATGGACCGCCCTCTTTTGTCGCGGGTATTCTCTCTGGCAAACTTGGAGCCAGCAACGAAAGCGTGGCAATGGAGTTTCTGGTCAAGCACAAAAATTTCTTCGAAATTGCCAACCCTACCGATGAACTGGTTGCAATTTCTACAGAAACTGATGAATTGGGCATGACCAAAGTCCAATTCCAGCAAGTGTTTGACGGCCTGCCCGTAAACAACAACCAACTCACCGTTCACTTTAATACTGACAATGTCGTCACTGCCGTCAACGGTCGCTATGCACCAAAGCCGGAAATTGAAACTAAGCCAGCTATTGATGAACTGGCCGCCGTGGCAGTTGCCATGGAAGCAGTCAACGCGCCCGAAGCCGTTGACTATATCGCACCCCGGTTAATAATCCTACCGATCGATGGCAAATACTACCTTGCCTACGAAATTAACTTGGAGATTCATACCGGGGAAACCGGCAACTGGTTCGTCTTTATTGACGCGCACACCGGCGCTATTCTTGACAAATATGATGCCATGACCGGGTTTGCCGAGTTCAGTGATGTGCTGCCCATCGTCAACTACACCGAGCCGGCAACAACCGCAATCAACTCCCCCAGCCCCAATGCAATTGCCAACACTACAGAATATAAAACGGCCCGTGGAATGGGCCTTGGCGTCAAGGGTGACAAGAAAAAAATCAATATTGTTCATAACAACCAGCCTGGCCGGCAGCCGAATTTCGAGCAATTTGACGCCACCAGCATATTCAGCAACATCTACAACCCAGTTGCTAACCTGGTTGAGTTCACAGCTGACAACGAGTTGCAGGCTGTAACTTACAAAGCCGATGTCGCTGGTGAATATACCCTGAACATTAAAAATACCAGCGGAACAGTATTGCAAACCCATACGGTCATCGCCACCGAAGCCGGCTGGATAGAGTTCGCAATTCAGCCCTTCGATGTTAATGTCGGTGACCGTTATCAGATGGAAATCACCAAACCAGCCGATGCCAGGACATATGCCCAGACCGGCCGGTACATCGGCGAAAATTGGCGGAACCGCGACGCCTATTTTGGTGGTCTTGGTTGGGGATACAACTATACCCAGGCCATGGGGTTCCGTTTCGACGGTTTCACCATGGACCCCGGCAGTAAGTTCTATCTTGCCGATCTGACCCTGCCTTTTATGGATGGGATTTTCACCTATAACCTAAAGAACGGAAGCAGCGGTACCGATCTCTATGAAAACACCAACGCCTCCTGGATGGATGTTTTGTACAGTGGCGACAGCAGTTCTTGGGAAATTGTCGGCCAGGGTCCTGGCGTTGACGCCCATGCCCATGCCAGAAAAACTTATGAGTATTACCTGGAAAATCACGGGTGGAACTCAGTAGACAATAATGGCCTGGCACTAACCATGCGGGTCCATTATGGCAATCAGTATAACAACGCCTTCTGGAGTGGTGGAGCCAACTACATGACCTTTGGCGACGGTGATGGCAGCTATTTCATTCCGTTGACAGCGCTGGATGTGGTGGCCCACGAACTGACCCATGGCATCACCCAGTTCAAGGGCGGTTTACGCTACCGGTTTGACACCGGCGCCATCAATGAAGCTTTCTCCGACGTGTTTGCAGTTATGGTTGATACCAGCAGCTGGGATGTCGGCGAAAATATTATGGGCGAAGATGAAATCGCTACTGGCCGTACAGCATTACGGAGCAACTCTGATCCCGGCAAATTTATCGTCAGTGCAGAGCGTATCCGTTACAGCATCGATGGCGAAGGCCGGTATCCTGCCCATATGGATGAGTATTACTACCTGCCTCAAAACATCGATAACGGTGGCGTCCACGTCAACTGCACCATTCTCCAGCACTCCGCTTACTTGGTAGCGGAAGAGTACGGGATGGGCAGAAAGGTTGTCGCGGACACCTGGTTCCGGTCCTATGACTACCTGCACTATGACGCAACCTTTGGTGAATTCCGTGAGGCAATTCTCCAATCCGCCATCGATCTCTATGGTGAGGATAGTGAAGAGTATGCCGCTTTCTTGGGCGCTTTTGACGATATCGGATTATATGAGGGTTGGACCCGCTTCGATAATCCCCGCCCGCCCCTGTGGTAG
- a CDS encoding MBL fold metallo-hydrolase, which translates to MQKKILGPELTLYRFQEHFELNILALKSGNRVLLIDSGLSPHGQAVATDLKEQGMEVEVIINSHFHPDHINGNKFFPGAHVWGSCFHATAKHRNPPPNQLLSDGEVLTFNHFQLRFIEAAGHCRHQLVTVIDGQFAFLGDLLMTAYDGVPWLPYIAPDGSIEQYLHDLDIVENLQVPTLIPAHGILITPELKKTLIDTYRFYLLKLKELGPHCSIEDCITEPDKIIHKWHQRNLSNIFRMTGK; encoded by the coding sequence ATGCAAAAAAAGATACTGGGACCGGAACTAACCCTCTACCGGTTTCAAGAACATTTCGAACTAAACATCCTTGCCCTGAAATCTGGCAACCGGGTTTTGCTTATAGACAGCGGTCTCTCCCCCCATGGGCAAGCAGTGGCAACGGACTTAAAAGAACAGGGCATGGAGGTTGAAGTAATCATCAACTCCCACTTTCACCCTGATCATATCAATGGTAACAAGTTTTTCCCTGGCGCCCATGTCTGGGGCAGCTGCTTCCACGCCACAGCCAAACATCGCAACCCTCCCCCTAATCAACTGTTGAGTGATGGGGAGGTACTGACCTTTAACCACTTTCAGCTTCGCTTTATTGAGGCCGCTGGGCATTGTCGACATCAGTTGGTAACAGTTATTGATGGGCAATTTGCATTTTTGGGTGATCTCTTGATGACCGCCTATGACGGAGTTCCTTGGTTACCCTATATCGCCCCCGATGGCAGCATTGAGCAATATCTGCACGACCTGGATATAGTTGAAAACCTACAGGTCCCTACTCTAATTCCTGCCCATGGCATTTTAATTACACCGGAACTGAAGAAGACATTGATTGATACTTACCGTTTCTACCTACTCAAACTAAAGGAACTTGGCCCGCATTGCAGTATTGAAGACTGTATAACCGAACCGGACAAAATCATTCACAAGTGGCATCAACGTAATCTAAGTAATATTTTTCGTATGACAGGCAAGTAA
- a CDS encoding gamma-glutamyltransferase family protein — translation MDYLHYPHPSQRMVTFARKGMVSTSQPLAAQAGLEILQQGGNAIDAAIATAACLTVVEPTSNGIGGDAFALVWTKDKLHGLNGSGPAPQAISIETLQQAGIEEMPRFGFTPVTVPGAPGTWAELSRRFGRLPLKTVLAPAIRYARDGYPISPTLGHYWRRGWEVYNEQLKGPEFAAWFETFAPNGRPPEIGEIWRSPDHASTLEQIADTDGEAFYRGKLAEQIDAFSRKFGGYLRQEDLAAFQPEWVDPIHVRYRDHEIWEIPPNGQGLVALIALKILDGMETAPREQAESYHRQMEAIKLAFADGLRYITQADKMPVSVDDLLSEVYAQKRRKLIGKRALTPEPGQPTAGGTVYLATADGEGNMVSFIQSNYMGFGSGLVVPGTGIALQNRGHNFSLDPEHPNCLEPGKRTYHTIIPGFLSKNGQALGPFGVMGGFMQPQGHVQVAMNLIDYGLNPQAALDAPRWQWLKDKTIAVEPSFPNAVARELARRGHNIQVTLDGGSFGRGQVILRDPETGVLAGGTEPRTDGHTASW, via the coding sequence ATGGACTATCTACATTATCCACACCCGTCACAACGGATGGTAACTTTTGCCCGCAAGGGAATGGTGTCTACTTCCCAACCGCTGGCTGCTCAAGCGGGACTGGAAATTCTCCAGCAAGGAGGCAATGCAATTGACGCAGCGATTGCCACTGCTGCCTGCCTGACGGTGGTTGAGCCGACCTCAAACGGCATCGGCGGTGATGCCTTTGCTCTGGTCTGGACCAAGGACAAACTCCACGGCCTCAACGGTAGCGGCCCGGCACCCCAAGCTATCTCGATTGAAACGCTCCAACAAGCAGGAATTGAAGAAATGCCACGCTTCGGTTTTACTCCAGTGACCGTCCCCGGGGCACCTGGAACCTGGGCAGAGCTATCCCGGCGCTTCGGTCGTCTGCCACTAAAGACCGTGCTTGCCCCGGCCATCCGCTATGCCAGGGATGGTTACCCGATTTCGCCAACTCTGGGGCACTACTGGCGCAGGGGCTGGGAGGTCTACAATGAACAACTGAAAGGGCCGGAATTTGCCGCCTGGTTTGAGACCTTCGCACCCAACGGCCGCCCTCCGGAAATCGGCGAAATCTGGCGTTCACCCGACCATGCATCTACTCTGGAACAAATCGCGGATACCGATGGTGAAGCCTTCTATCGCGGCAAACTAGCAGAGCAAATTGACGCCTTTTCCCGCAAGTTTGGCGGCTATCTGCGCCAGGAAGACCTGGCAGCTTTCCAACCCGAATGGGTGGATCCCATCCATGTCCGCTATCGCGACCACGAAATCTGGGAAATTCCCCCCAACGGCCAGGGCCTAGTCGCCCTTATTGCCCTCAAAATCCTAGACGGTATGGAAACAGCCCCCCGGGAGCAAGCCGAATCCTATCATAGACAAATGGAAGCAATAAAGCTGGCCTTCGCCGACGGTCTCCGTTACATCACCCAGGCCGATAAAATGCCGGTGAGTGTTGACGACCTACTCTCGGAAGTGTATGCCCAAAAGCGGCGCAAACTCATCGGCAAGCGTGCCCTGACCCCTGAACCAGGGCAACCGACCGCCGGTGGCACCGTTTACCTGGCAACTGCCGATGGCGAAGGCAACATGGTGTCTTTCATTCAAAGCAATTACATGGGTTTTGGTTCCGGACTGGTTGTGCCCGGCACAGGTATCGCCCTGCAGAACCGGGGACATAACTTCTCCCTAGATCCTGAGCACCCCAATTGCCTGGAACCGGGCAAGCGCACTTACCACACCATCATTCCCGGTTTTCTGAGCAAAAACGGTCAGGCCCTTGGCCCCTTTGGCGTCATGGGCGGGTTCATGCAGCCCCAGGGGCATGTCCAAGTGGCAATGAATTTGATTGACTATGGACTTAATCCCCAGGCAGCCCTGGATGCGCCCCGCTGGCAATGGCTGAAGGACAAGACAATCGCTGTCGAACCCAGCTTCCCCAATGCTGTGGCCAGGGAACTGGCCCGCCGCGGACACAACATCCAGGTCACTTTGGATGGGGGTAGCTTCGGCCGGGGGCAGGTAATTCTCCGGGATCCCGAGACCGGCGTTCTGGCCGGGGGAACTGAGCCCCGCACCGATGGCCATACCGCCAGTTGGTAG
- a CDS encoding RtcB family protein — protein MVTYYESGHNVRAWLPLEKIAPAARNQIDELAKVPGLYEKIAIMPDVHLGFGMPIGGVAALDGYIIPNAVGVDIGCGVLAIATTLVSKLIKGKVKNILTTFLDAIPVGFRKREKPLTSPIWQNLPDSPVLKREQTNARRQLGTLGGGNHFIELQRDEDDYVWLMLHSGSRNLGKQVANHYHRLAQTNLKKKGISHPPGLAWLELDSPSGREYFRAMEFCTRFATENRRLMAEHCLNILADTFDFEIREQIETVHNYAALETHMGKELIVHRKGAVRAQGKVAIPGSMGSASFIGHGLENPLSFRSCSHGAGRVLGRREAKKVLNRKQVLTDLKARNIVLITPDKGTLVEEAREAYKDIEEVMLYQKELVKPLVRLAPLGVLKG, from the coding sequence TTGGTGACATACTATGAGTCCGGGCATAATGTTCGGGCATGGCTGCCCCTGGAGAAAATTGCACCTGCTGCCAGGAACCAAATTGATGAGCTGGCCAAAGTACCTGGTCTCTATGAAAAAATTGCTATCATGCCCGATGTGCACCTAGGGTTTGGCATGCCCATTGGCGGCGTCGCCGCTCTGGACGGCTACATAATTCCCAACGCAGTCGGTGTAGATATTGGCTGCGGCGTTTTGGCCATTGCCACCACTTTGGTTTCCAAGCTAATAAAAGGAAAAGTGAAAAACATTCTCACCACTTTTCTGGATGCGATTCCCGTTGGGTTTCGCAAGCGAGAGAAGCCGCTGACCAGCCCAATCTGGCAGAACCTGCCGGACAGCCCTGTTCTCAAGCGAGAACAAACTAACGCCCGACGGCAACTGGGAACTTTGGGTGGAGGAAATCATTTCATCGAACTGCAGCGGGACGAAGATGATTATGTTTGGTTGATGCTCCACAGCGGGTCCCGCAATCTCGGGAAACAGGTGGCAAACCATTACCACCGTCTGGCGCAAACAAACTTGAAAAAGAAGGGCATATCCCACCCCCCAGGTCTCGCCTGGTTGGAGCTGGATTCGCCATCGGGCCGGGAATATTTCCGGGCAATGGAGTTCTGCACCCGCTTTGCCACTGAAAACCGGCGCCTGATGGCCGAACACTGCCTTAATATACTGGCAGATACCTTCGATTTTGAAATCAGGGAGCAAATTGAAACAGTTCATAATTACGCCGCTTTGGAAACCCACATGGGAAAAGAGCTGATCGTCCACCGCAAGGGAGCGGTACGTGCCCAGGGAAAAGTGGCAATTCCCGGTTCCATGGGCAGCGCTTCTTTCATCGGTCATGGCCTGGAAAATCCCCTGAGTTTTAGATCCTGTTCCCATGGTGCTGGCCGAGTCCTGGGGCGCAGAGAGGCGAAAAAAGTATTAAACCGCAAACAGGTGCTCACGGACCTCAAAGCCCGCAATATTGTGCTCATCACCCCAGACAAGGGAACTCTGGTGGAGGAAGCTCGGGAGGCCTACAAAGATATTGAGGAAGTTATGCTATATCAAAAGGAACTGGTAAAACCCCTGGTGCGCCTGGCACCCCTGGGCGTACTAAAGGGCTAG
- a CDS encoding GNAT family N-acetyltransferase: MEIRQATARDIPALARFMAKLNHNPAHHVGYCGADWREVRGDIGEFGLPVDKSFVVLEAQGQIRGVLGFDPDAERAWIWGPFITVQPWLPAAQALWAAMLPLLPRSITRLDFFYDLANSNALTLMNCFGAKETSREVILRATRSSISRSPVVGSVGDLPLQLEARFIQLHDSLFPGTYYSGQEILCRRNHLRRLLTCTDGAELNGYIYLEAEPESGGGSLEYIGVKPSARGRGIGLALLTSGLDWLFSFASIDKLRLCVNVENQAAIRLYQRAGFAVDRNLFAFRLFRTGPRTG, encoded by the coding sequence ATGGAAATAAGACAGGCAACTGCCAGGGATATTCCAGCATTAGCTCGATTTATGGCTAAGCTGAATCATAATCCTGCCCACCATGTTGGTTACTGCGGAGCGGACTGGCGGGAAGTCAGGGGGGATATTGGAGAGTTCGGCCTGCCCGTGGACAAATCCTTTGTTGTTTTGGAGGCTCAGGGCCAGATTCGGGGAGTCCTTGGATTTGACCCCGATGCTGAGCGGGCGTGGATCTGGGGACCATTCATCACTGTGCAGCCTTGGCTGCCCGCTGCACAAGCGCTGTGGGCGGCAATGCTTCCGTTGTTGCCCCGCTCAATAACCCGATTGGACTTCTTTTATGACCTGGCCAATAGCAACGCCCTCACGTTGATGAATTGCTTTGGGGCAAAAGAAACCAGCCGAGAAGTTATCCTGAGAGCGACCCGGAGCAGCATTTCTCGGTCGCCTGTTGTTGGGTCAGTGGGCGACCTGCCGTTGCAGTTGGAAGCGAGATTTATTCAGCTGCACGATAGCCTGTTTCCCGGGACGTACTACTCTGGGCAGGAAATTCTTTGCCGGCGAAATCACTTGCGCCGGCTGCTGACATGTACTGACGGGGCAGAGTTAAACGGTTACATTTATCTAGAGGCTGAACCAGAAAGCGGTGGGGGGAGTTTAGAGTATATTGGCGTAAAGCCATCTGCACGTGGACGGGGCATAGGCCTAGCTTTGTTGACCTCTGGGCTGGACTGGCTGTTTTCTTTTGCTTCCATCGATAAGCTGCGTCTATGTGTAAACGTAGAAAACCAGGCGGCTATCCGTCTCTACCAGAGGGCAGGATTTGCCGTGGACCGGAATCTATTTGCCTTCCGTTTGTTCAGAACTGGTCCGAGGACAGGATAG